The DNA sequence GCGAAGGCCATAACGGTGTGCGTTATTGTCTAAATAGGTTTTAGGGAACGGAGACGCcctgtgtttattgtttactgtCTCCGAAAATGCCCTGAGGCGGTAATTAGCAGCGTTAGCTTGAGTCTAACCCATCTCACATTCTAAACTATTCACATGACCTCACTTCTGTCGTGCTTTCAGGGGGAAATCAGCGTGAACTGGCCCGCCAGAAGAATGCCAAGAAGCAAACCGATATGGGCAAGGGCAAAAGAAACGAGGACGGTTTATCTGCTGCAGCCAGGAAGCAGAG is a window from the Hoplias malabaricus isolate fHopMal1 chromosome 11, fHopMal1.hap1, whole genome shotgun sequence genome containing:
- the serf2a gene encoding small EDRK-rich factor 2, with amino-acid sequence MTRGNQRELARQKNAKKQTDMGKGKRNEDGLSAAARKQRDAEIMQQKQKKANEKSETKSK